GTAAAACCGGGCGCAACCCTCTCCCTGCAAATGCACCATCACCGCAGCGAACACTGGGTGGTCGTGAGCGGTATGGCCAAGGTAGTGAACGGAAACAAGGAAATCCTGCTGGCAGCCAACGAGTCCACCTACATCCCGGCCGGTCAGAATCATCGGCTGGCCAACCCCGGCATGATTGACGTCGTCCTCATCGAAGTCCAGACCGGTCAATACCTGGGCGAAGACGATATCGTCCGCATCGAAGACGTATACGGTCGCGCACCAATAGAAACAACCAACAAATAACAAAATGAAAAAAAAATTAACAAATTTATTCATATTCAAAAACAAGCTATTCACAACAGTAGTAGCAGTACCAACATTGATATCGGTTTTATATTTCGGATTTATTGCATCAGATGTATATGTTTCAGTGTCAACACTTGTAATTAGGACCCCGGAACATTCAACACCATCAGTACTCGGTCAATTTTTACAAGGAGTAGGTTTTAACACATCACAAAACGACTCTTTTACAGTAAAGGATTACCTGACATCCAGAGACGCAATGAACTCATTAATCAGCAAAATGAATCTGCGTCAAGAATTCGAGAACAAAAACATAGACCCATTCAATAGATTTGGAGGTCTAATATACTGGGAAAACAATCTAGAAAACTTCTATAAATACTATGAAAAAAAAGTCAGCACCAAAATTGATCCATTATCAAGCATTCTTACATTAACGACACGCGCTTACACAGCAAAAGATGCATATCAAATGAATTCGCTGCTACTGAAACAAGCAGAAGGCCTGGTAAATAAATTGAATGATCGCGCCCAGCGCGACATGATAGGATTCGCAGAAGAAAATCTCACAAAGGCAGAAAACAAAGCAAAAGCCGCTTCATTAGCGATGGGGAAATATCGAAATCAATTCGGAGTAATTAACCCTGAAAAGCAGTCAGCAATACCATTGCAGCAGATCGCTAGGCTTCAAGACCAATTGCTAGCAACAAAAGTACAGATAATACAAATACAAACACTAACCAAAAACAACCCTCAACTACCAACACTCAAAGAACGTGCAGAATTACTAAAAAATGAAATAGCCCAAGAAACAGCCAAAGTAGCAGGATCAAGCGACAAATCACTCGCAAGCAAAGCAATAGAATATGAACGCTTATCACTCGATAACGAATATGCAGAGAGAGAGCTGATGAGCGCCATGGCATCTCTACAACAAGCAAGAACCCAAGCACAACGACAACACATATATATAGAAAGAATCAGCGAGCCAAATACGCCCGACTCACCAACTGAACCCAAGAGAGCACAAGGCATACTGGCAACATTACTACTATCGCTAATTGTATGGGGTATTTTAAGCATCCTTAATGCAGGCGTACGTGAGCATTATGACAGATAACACAGCCCCAAAATTCATAGACCAGTTAAGAATACAACTCAGAGTAATATGGGCACTTACTCTGCGCGAAATGATAACGAGATACGGCAGGGAAGGTATAGGGATTATTTGGATCATTGCAGAACCTGCGATGTTTATCGTAGGCGTAATGATTATTTTTTCAGCTGCAGGTCACTCAGAGTTCACTGGGACTACGGTAGCAGAGTATCTAGCAGTCAGTTACCCTACTCTGCTTTTATGGAGGAATGGAACGGGGCGAGTAGTAAAAGCAGTTGACATAAATCGAGCTCTACTCCATCACAGGCCAGTGCGCCCTACAGATATTATTTATTCAAGAATTCTTCTAGAGTTCTCAAGTGCCACCGCATCCTTTTTAATATTATATTTGATTTTTGTAGCAATAGGAATTTGCGAGTGGCCAGCAAATCTACTTACAATGATAACTGGATACATAATGGTGGTCTGGTTTTCATTTTCATTTGTACTATTCATGGCGGCACTATCCGAGCTTAGCGAGGCGATTGAAAGAGTATCTCACATTATTCTATACCTAAATCTACCATTTTCAGGTGTTTTCATAACAGCAGCAGCCGTTCCAGAACCATACAGAGATTATCTTTTACTATTCCCGCTAGTAAACTGTGTTGAGTGGTTCCACGATGGCTACTATGGGGATCGACTTCCAACATATTACAATCCTGAATACACGATAATCATGCTTTTATTAACAACACTCATTAGCTACGCTTTAACAAATATTGCGAACAGACGCGTACAAAGCACCTGAAAGAAAACCATGCTAACACTCGAAAATATAAGCAAAAGGTATCCAATCCATCACGGCAAGTCCGAAAGGACCGTTCTTGACGGGATAAGCATCAGAATCAAACCAGGGGAAAAATGGGGGATTTTAGGAAGAAATGGCGCAGGGAAATCGACGCTTATTAGAATAATAAGCGGTGCAGAAATCCCTACTTCGGGGTCAGTAAAAAGAGACATGTCAATATCCTGGCCATTAGCATTTGGCGGTGCTTTCCAAGGAAGTTTAACAGGAAGAGACAATGTCAAACTAATATCCAGAATCTACAATGTAGACTTTGA
The Halothiobacillus diazotrophicus DNA segment above includes these coding regions:
- a CDS encoding ABC transporter permease, coding for MTDNTAPKFIDQLRIQLRVIWALTLREMITRYGREGIGIIWIIAEPAMFIVGVMIIFSAAGHSEFTGTTVAEYLAVSYPTLLLWRNGTGRVVKAVDINRALLHHRPVRPTDIIYSRILLEFSSATASFLILYLIFVAIGICEWPANLLTMITGYIMVVWFSFSFVLFMAALSELSEAIERVSHIILYLNLPFSGVFITAAAVPEPYRDYLLLFPLVNCVEWFHDGYYGDRLPTYYNPEYTIIMLLLTTLISYALTNIANRRVQST